A region from the Benincasa hispida cultivar B227 chromosome 12, ASM972705v1, whole genome shotgun sequence genome encodes:
- the LOC120068549 gene encoding uncharacterized protein LOC120068549 gives MAAKYIVGSLLGATAFAYISDLIADKKIFGGTTPSTVSNSEWWEETDKKFQAWPRTAGPPVVVNPISRQNFIVKAHTEA, from the exons ATGGCAGCAAAATACATAGTAGGTTCTTTGCTTGGAGCAACTGCATTTGCATATATTTCTGACCTTATTGCTGACAAGAAAATATTTGGAG GAACAACCCCAAGTACTGTTTCAAACAGCGAGTGGTGGGAAGAAACTGACAAGAAATTCCAAGCATGGCCTCGTACTGCCGGTCCACCAGTGGTCGTGAACCCCATCAGTCGCCAAAATTTCATCGTCAAAGCCCACACTGAAGCTTAA